A genomic window from Klebsiella quasipneumoniae subsp. quasipneumoniae includes:
- the ybgC gene encoding tol-pal system-associated acyl-CoA thioesterase yields the protein MNTTLFRWPVRVYYEDTDAGGVVYHASYVAFYERARTEMLRHHHFSQQVLLAERVAFVVRKMTLEYFAPARLDDMLEVQTEITSMRGTSLVFTQRIVNAENTVLNEAEVLIVCVDPLLMKPRALPKSIVAEFKQ from the coding sequence GTGAATACAACGCTGTTTCGATGGCCGGTTCGGGTCTACTACGAAGATACCGACGCCGGTGGTGTGGTTTACCACGCCAGTTACGTCGCTTTTTATGAAAGAGCACGCACAGAGATGCTGCGCCACCATCACTTTAGTCAACAGGTTCTGTTGGCTGAACGCGTTGCCTTCGTGGTTCGCAAAATGACGCTGGAGTATTTTGCCCCCGCCAGACTCGACGACATGCTCGAAGTCCAGACGGAAATTACCTCGATGCGCGGCACCTCTTTGGTTTTTACGCAGCGAATCGTCAACGCCGAGAATACAGTGTTAAACGAAGCTGAGGTTCTCATTGTGTGCGTTGATCCACTCTTAATGAAGCCACGTGCGCTTCCCAAGTCTATTGTCGCGGAGTTTAAGCAGTGA
- the ybgE gene encoding cyd operon protein YbgE — MIKYMYAIMDKRPLRALSLLMALLLAGCIFWDPSRFAAKTSELEIWHGFLLMWAVCSGVIHGVGFRPRAVHWQGIFCPLIADIVLALGLFFFFF; from the coding sequence ATGATAAAGTATATGTATGCGATAATGGACAAGCGCCCGTTAAGGGCGCTTTCCTTGTTGATGGCGCTGCTGCTGGCAGGCTGCATTTTCTGGGATCCGTCGCGCTTTGCCGCGAAGACCAGCGAGCTGGAAATCTGGCACGGTTTCTTGCTGATGTGGGCGGTTTGCAGCGGCGTAATTCACGGCGTGGGCTTCCGCCCGCGTGCCGTTCACTGGCAGGGGATTTTTTGTCCGCTTATCGCTGATATCGTGCTCGCTTTAGGTCTCTTCTTTTTCTTCTTTTGA
- the cydX gene encoding cytochrome bd-I oxidase subunit CydX, protein MWYFAWILGTLLACAFGVITALALEHVEATKAGKEEH, encoded by the coding sequence ATGTGGTACTTCGCATGGATTTTGGGAACGCTTCTTGCCTGTGCCTTTGGGGTGATTACCGCGCTGGCGCTTGAGCACGTGGAAGCCACCAAAGCAGGTAAAGAAGAACACTGA
- the cydB gene encoding cytochrome d ubiquinol oxidase subunit II, producing MIDYEVLRFIWWLLIGILLIGFAVADGFDMGVGMLTRFLGRNDTERRIMINAIAPHWDGNQVWLITAGGALFAAWPMVYAAAFSGFYVAMILVLASLFFRPVGFDYRSKIEDTRWRNMWDWGIFIGSFVPPLVIGVAFGNLLQGVPFHVDEYLRLFYTGNFFQLLNPFGLLAGIVSVAMILTQGATYLQMRTVGELHLRTRTVSTVAALVTLVCFALAGVWVYYGIDGYVVKSVIDHTGPSNPLTKEVVREAGAWMVNFNNMPALWAIPALGVVLPLLTVVSTKADKGAWAFLFSSLTLACIILTAGIAMFPFIMPSSTMLNASLTMWDATSSQRTLNLMTYVAIVFVPIILGYTSWCYWKMFGRITREDIEKNTHSLY from the coding sequence ATGATCGATTATGAAGTATTGCGTTTTATCTGGTGGCTGCTGATTGGCATCCTGCTGATTGGCTTCGCCGTCGCCGACGGGTTCGACATGGGGGTGGGCATGCTCACCCGCTTCCTCGGCCGTAACGACACCGAGCGTCGGATTATGATCAACGCCATCGCCCCGCACTGGGACGGTAACCAGGTGTGGCTGATCACCGCCGGCGGCGCGCTGTTCGCTGCCTGGCCGATGGTCTACGCCGCGGCGTTCTCCGGTTTCTATGTGGCGATGATTCTGGTGCTGGCCTCGTTGTTCTTCCGTCCGGTCGGTTTCGACTACCGTTCCAAGATCGAGGACACCCGCTGGCGCAACATGTGGGACTGGGGCATCTTCATCGGCAGCTTCGTGCCGCCGCTGGTGATTGGCGTGGCCTTCGGCAACCTGCTGCAGGGCGTGCCGTTCCATGTCGACGAATACCTGCGTCTGTTCTATACCGGTAACTTCTTCCAGCTGCTGAACCCGTTTGGTCTGCTGGCCGGTATCGTCAGCGTGGCGATGATCCTCACCCAGGGCGCGACCTACCTGCAGATGCGTACCGTAGGCGAACTGCATCTGCGCACCCGCACCGTCTCCACGGTGGCGGCGCTGGTGACGCTGGTCTGCTTCGCGCTGGCGGGCGTGTGGGTCTACTACGGCATCGACGGCTATGTGGTGAAATCGGTGATTGACCATACCGGCCCGTCTAACCCGCTGACCAAAGAAGTGGTGCGTGAGGCTGGCGCGTGGATGGTGAACTTTAACAATATGCCAGCGCTGTGGGCGATCCCTGCCCTGGGCGTGGTGCTGCCGCTGCTGACCGTCGTTTCGACCAAAGCGGATAAAGGCGCCTGGGCATTCCTGTTCTCCTCGCTGACCCTGGCCTGCATCATTCTGACTGCCGGTATCGCGATGTTCCCGTTCATCATGCCGTCCAGCACCATGCTGAACGCCAGCCTGACGATGTGGGACGCGACCTCCAGCCAGCGGACGCTGAACCTGATGACCTACGTGGCGATTGTCTTCGTGCCGATCATTCTGGGCTACACCAGCTGGTGTTACTGGAAGATGTTTGGCCGCATCACCCGTGAAGACATCGAAAAGAACACCCACTCGCTGTACTAA